From the Paenibacillus sp. MMS20-IR301 genome, the window TAAAGTTATCGGTATTGACCTTGGAACCACCAACTCTTGCGTTGCCGTTATGGAAGGCGGCGAAGCCGTCGTTATCCCGAATCCGGAAGGCGCGCGTACAACCCCTTCGGTTGTAGGCTTCAAGAAAGACGGCGAGCGTATCGTCGGCGAAACAGCTAAACGCCAGGCTATTACGAACCCTGACCGTACCATCGCTTCCATCAAGCGCCACATGGGTACAAGCCACAAAGAAAGCATTGACGGCAAAGACTACTCCGCACAGGAAATTTCGGCAATGATTCTTCAGAAGCTGAAATCCGATGCTGAAGCATACCTGGGCCAGACAGTAACCCAGGCCGTTATTACGGTTCCTGCATATTTTAATGACAGTCAGCGTCAGGCTACCAAGGATGCAGGCAAGATTGCCGGCCTTGAAGTTCTGCGTATTGTCAACGAGCCTACAGCAGCAGCACTTGCTTACGGCCTGGAGAAATCCGAAGATCAGACTATCCTGGTCTATGACCTTGGCGGCGGTACATTCGACGTATCGATCCTTGAACTGGGCGACGGCTTCTTCGAAGTTAAGGCTACCAGCGGTGACAACCGTCTGGGCGGTGATGATTTTGACCAATTGGTTATGGATTATCTTGTAGCTGAATTCAAGAAAGAGCAGGGCATTGACCTGAGCAAGGACAAAGCGGCTGTACAACGTCTGAAGGATGCAGCGGAAAAAGCGAAAAAAGAATTGTCCGGTGTATTGACAACTACTGTATCGCTGCCGTTCATCACCGTTGTTGACGGAGTTCCACAGCACTTGGAGGTTAACCTGACCCGTGCCAAGTTCGACGAGCTGACTGCATCCCTGGTAGAGCGTACACTGGGACCTACACGTCAAGCGCTGAGCGATGCCGGCATGACGCCTGCTGATCTGAACAGAATCGTGCTGGTTGGCGGTTCCACCCGTATTCCTGCCGTACAGGATGCCATCAAGAAGCTTACAGGCAAAGAGCCGCACAAAGGCGTTAACCCGGATGAAGTAGTAGCCCTTGGTGCTGCTGTTCAAGCGGGCGTACTGACTGGTGATGTTAAAGACGTGGTATTGCTCGACGTAACTCCGCTGTCCCTCGGTATTGAAACTGCAGGCGGCGTATTCACGAAGATGATCGAGCGCAACACTACGATTCCTACAAGCAAATCACAGGTATTCTCAACCTTCGCTGACAGCCAGCCAAGCGTGGAAATTCACGTACTGCAGGGTGAGCGTCAGATGGCGAACGGCAACAAGACACTTGGACGCTTCATGCTGAACGAGATTCCGCCGGCACCGCGCGGTGTTCCGCAGATCGAAGTTACCTTCGACATCGATGCCAACGGTATCGTTAACGTATCTGCTACAGATAAAGGCACGAACAAGAGCCAGAAGATCACCATCACTTCTTCCAGCGGCCTGAGCGATGCTGAAGTAGAACAAATGATGAAGGATGCCGAGCTGCACGCTGAGGAAGACCGCAAGCGTAAAGAACTGGTTGAAGCGAAGAACGGTGCTGACCAGCTCGTCTACTCCACTGACAAAGTAATCAAAGATCTTGGCGACAAGGTTGATGCTTCCGAGATCGACAAAGCAAATGAAGCCAAAGAGAAAGTCAAGGCTGCGCTGGAAACTGACAACCTGGAAGAAATCACAGCGGCTACAGAAGCGCTGAACGAGATCGTACAGCAGTTGTCCGTGAAGCTGTATGAGCAGGCTGCACAGGCTGAGCAAGGCGCTGAAGCCGGCCAGGGAGCCCCTGAAGGCAATGCGAAGAAAGACAACGTAGTCGACGCTGACTATGAA encodes:
- the dnaK gene encoding molecular chaperone DnaK — protein: MSKVIGIDLGTTNSCVAVMEGGEAVVIPNPEGARTTPSVVGFKKDGERIVGETAKRQAITNPDRTIASIKRHMGTSHKESIDGKDYSAQEISAMILQKLKSDAEAYLGQTVTQAVITVPAYFNDSQRQATKDAGKIAGLEVLRIVNEPTAAALAYGLEKSEDQTILVYDLGGGTFDVSILELGDGFFEVKATSGDNRLGGDDFDQLVMDYLVAEFKKEQGIDLSKDKAAVQRLKDAAEKAKKELSGVLTTTVSLPFITVVDGVPQHLEVNLTRAKFDELTASLVERTLGPTRQALSDAGMTPADLNRIVLVGGSTRIPAVQDAIKKLTGKEPHKGVNPDEVVALGAAVQAGVLTGDVKDVVLLDVTPLSLGIETAGGVFTKMIERNTTIPTSKSQVFSTFADSQPSVEIHVLQGERQMANGNKTLGRFMLNEIPPAPRGVPQIEVTFDIDANGIVNVSATDKGTNKSQKITITSSSGLSDAEVEQMMKDAELHAEEDRKRKELVEAKNGADQLVYSTDKVIKDLGDKVDASEIDKANEAKEKVKAALETDNLEEITAATEALNEIVQQLSVKLYEQAAQAEQGAEAGQGAPEGNAKKDNVVDADYEVVDDEKNQG